The Agromyces mariniharenae genome includes a window with the following:
- a CDS encoding acyl-CoA dehydrogenase family protein, whose amino-acid sequence MHDLTDEEQQLYDMVCEFADTVVAPQAYEADRTHELSMDVVAQMGELGLFGLPFPEEVGGQGGDYMALCLAIEALARVDQSIAITLEAAVGLGAMPIYRHGTEEQKAQFLPDLVAGRALAGFGLTEPEAGSDAGATRTTAVLDGDEWVINGSKQFITNSGTPITSFVTVTAVTGERTRPDGSTSKELSTIIVPNGTPGFTVGPGYDKSGWRASDTHPLTFDDVRVPAANLLGERGRGFANFLQALDEGRIAIAALATGAAQGCLDEALAYAKTRNVFGVPIASHQYIAFTIAGMQARVHTARLAWHDAARRADAGLPFKKEAAIAKLVSSDAAMLNARDATQIFGGMGFMNETTVARHYRDSKILEIGEGTNEVQLMVIARELGLAG is encoded by the coding sequence ATGCACGACCTGACCGACGAGGAACAGCAGCTGTACGACATGGTCTGCGAGTTCGCCGACACCGTCGTCGCGCCGCAGGCCTACGAGGCCGACCGAACGCACGAACTGTCGATGGACGTCGTCGCGCAGATGGGCGAGCTCGGGCTCTTCGGCCTGCCGTTCCCCGAGGAGGTCGGGGGCCAGGGCGGCGACTACATGGCGCTGTGCCTCGCGATCGAGGCGCTCGCCCGCGTCGACCAGTCGATCGCGATCACCCTCGAGGCCGCCGTCGGCCTCGGCGCGATGCCGATCTACCGCCACGGCACCGAGGAGCAGAAGGCGCAGTTCCTGCCCGACCTCGTCGCAGGCCGCGCCCTCGCCGGCTTCGGCCTCACCGAGCCCGAGGCCGGATCCGACGCCGGCGCCACCCGCACCACGGCCGTGCTCGACGGCGACGAGTGGGTCATCAACGGGTCGAAGCAGTTCATCACCAACTCGGGCACGCCGATCACGTCGTTCGTCACCGTCACGGCGGTCACCGGCGAGCGCACGCGCCCCGACGGCTCCACTTCGAAGGAGCTCTCCACGATCATCGTGCCGAACGGTACGCCCGGCTTCACGGTCGGCCCGGGCTACGACAAGTCCGGCTGGCGCGCGTCCGACACCCACCCGCTGACGTTCGACGACGTCCGCGTGCCGGCCGCCAACCTGCTCGGCGAGCGCGGACGCGGCTTCGCCAACTTCCTCCAAGCGCTCGACGAGGGCCGCATCGCGATCGCCGCGCTCGCGACGGGCGCGGCCCAGGGATGCCTCGACGAGGCGCTGGCCTACGCGAAGACCCGCAACGTCTTCGGCGTGCCCATCGCGAGCCACCAGTACATCGCGTTCACCATCGCCGGGATGCAGGCCCGCGTGCACACCGCCCGCCTCGCCTGGCACGACGCCGCCCGCCGGGCCGATGCCGGCCTCCCGTTCAAGAAGGAGGCCGCGATCGCCAAGCTCGTCTCGAGCGACGCCGCCATGCTGAACGCCCGTGATGCGACCCAGATCTTCGGCGGCATGGGCTTCATGAACGAGACGACCGTGGCCCGGCACTACCGTGACTCGAAGATCCTCGAGATCGGCGAGGGCACGAACGAGGTGCAGCTCATGGTCATCGCCCGCGAGCTCGGGCTGGCCGGATAG
- a CDS encoding acetyl/propionyl/methylcrotonyl-CoA carboxylase subunit alpha, translating to MRSSAPRPFERVLVANRGEIAVRVIRTLRRLGIRSIAVYSDADADAPHVRLADEAVRIGPAPATESYLDPERIVAAALETGAEAIHPGYGFLSEHAGFAEACRDAGLVFVGPGIEALEVMGDKIRAKRHVEASGVPTVPGIADPTLDDEALIAASASVGFPLLVKPSAGGGGKGMQVARDADELAAALPAARRIALAAFGDDTMLIERLIERPRHIEVQVLADAHGTVVHLGERECSLQRRHQKVIEEAPSPLLDAATRSRIGQAACDAARSVDYLGAGTVEFLVSDAAPDEFFFIEMNTRLQVEHPVTELVTGIDLVEQQLRIAAGEPLAITQQDIELHGHAIEARVYAETPHRGFLPSTGEVLAWRAPVGDGVRVDAGIDEGLEITAHYDPMIAKVITFGSDRAEALDRLDRALVDTVVLGVDTNIAFLRRLLADPAVQAGDLDTGLIDRMPEGDAAAVSPWLVDAAALRFASDDVADRLTSSDGGPTAWQSAAGWRPGSVRHVEVLLAPRDHPHDVRTVVAEPDGAAARPADSVVRVGDDGAVWVHGDGESVAFVRIDRRARAEQRRAATERGGLAAEPDLRSPMPGTVTAVFAADGDRVEEGDAIVAIEAMKMEHRVVAAVDGTVRLSVAVGDLVSRDQAVARIEPHPAASGPQSIDGPHEGAVANASDQE from the coding sequence ATGCGAAGCTCCGCACCCCGCCCGTTCGAACGCGTGCTGGTCGCCAACCGCGGTGAGATCGCCGTCCGGGTCATCCGCACGCTGCGCCGCCTCGGCATCCGCTCGATCGCCGTGTACTCCGATGCCGACGCCGACGCGCCGCACGTGCGACTCGCCGACGAGGCCGTGCGCATCGGCCCGGCCCCCGCGACCGAGAGCTACCTCGACCCCGAGCGCATCGTCGCCGCCGCCCTCGAGACCGGCGCCGAGGCGATCCACCCTGGCTACGGATTCCTCTCCGAGCACGCCGGGTTCGCCGAGGCGTGCCGCGATGCCGGGCTGGTGTTCGTCGGTCCCGGCATCGAGGCGCTCGAGGTGATGGGCGACAAGATCCGCGCGAAGCGGCACGTCGAGGCATCCGGCGTGCCGACCGTGCCCGGCATCGCCGACCCCACGCTCGACGACGAGGCGCTCATCGCCGCGTCCGCGTCGGTCGGCTTCCCGCTGCTCGTGAAGCCCTCGGCGGGCGGCGGCGGCAAGGGCATGCAGGTCGCGCGTGACGCCGACGAGCTCGCCGCCGCGCTGCCCGCGGCCCGCCGCATCGCCCTCGCCGCGTTCGGCGACGACACGATGCTCATCGAGCGACTCATCGAGCGCCCGCGCCACATCGAGGTGCAGGTGCTCGCCGACGCCCACGGCACCGTCGTGCACCTCGGCGAGCGCGAGTGCTCGCTGCAGCGCCGTCACCAGAAGGTCATCGAGGAGGCGCCCTCGCCGCTGCTCGACGCCGCGACGCGTTCGCGCATCGGACAGGCGGCGTGCGACGCAGCCCGCAGCGTCGACTACCTCGGCGCGGGCACGGTCGAGTTCCTGGTGTCGGATGCCGCGCCCGACGAGTTCTTCTTCATCGAGATGAACACGCGACTCCAGGTCGAGCACCCCGTGACCGAGCTCGTCACCGGCATCGACCTCGTGGAGCAGCAGCTCCGGATCGCCGCCGGCGAGCCGCTCGCGATCACGCAGCAGGACATCGAGCTGCACGGGCACGCGATCGAGGCCCGCGTCTACGCGGAGACGCCGCACCGCGGCTTCCTCCCGTCCACCGGTGAGGTGCTCGCCTGGCGTGCCCCGGTCGGCGACGGCGTGCGCGTCGACGCCGGCATCGACGAGGGCCTCGAGATCACCGCCCACTACGACCCGATGATCGCCAAGGTGATCACGTTCGGCTCCGATCGCGCCGAGGCGCTCGACCGACTCGACCGGGCACTCGTCGACACCGTCGTGCTCGGCGTCGACACGAACATCGCCTTCCTTCGGCGGCTGCTGGCCGATCCCGCCGTGCAGGCCGGCGACCTCGACACCGGACTCATCGATCGGATGCCCGAGGGCGACGCCGCCGCCGTGTCGCCGTGGCTCGTCGATGCGGCGGCGCTCCGATTCGCGAGCGACGACGTCGCCGACCGGCTCACGTCGTCCGACGGAGGACCGACGGCCTGGCAGTCGGCCGCGGGCTGGCGTCCGGGATCCGTCCGCCACGTCGAGGTGCTGCTCGCCCCCCGCGATCATCCGCACGACGTCCGCACGGTCGTGGCCGAGCCCGACGGTGCGGCCGCACGCCCGGCCGACTCGGTCGTCCGGGTCGGCGACGACGGAGCGGTCTGGGTGCACGGCGACGGCGAGTCGGTCGCCTTCGTGCGCATCGATCGTCGCGCCCGCGCCGAGCAGCGGCGCGCCGCGACCGAACGCGGCGGCCTCGCCGCCGAGCCCGACCTGCGCTCGCCCATGCCGGGCACCGTCACCGCGGTGTTCGCCGCCGACGGCGACCGCGTCGAGGAGGGCGACGCCATCGTCGCCATCGAGGCGATGAAGATGGAGCACCGCGTCGTCGCCGCCGTCGACGGCACCGTGCGCCTGAGCGTCGCCGTGGGCGACCTCGTGAGCCGCGACCAGGCGGTCGCGCGCATCGAGCCGCACCCCGCGGCATCCGGACCCCAGTCCATCGACGGCCCTCACGAGGGCGCCGTCGCGAACGCATCCGACCAGGAATGA
- a CDS encoding cytochrome b/b6 domain-containing protein, which translates to MAANVRSLRRGLPRQRGGEPWPPAGDAPGGARAASVEAAAVSAASAEAPVASTPAAPAAAVAIAPAVSTQEAVAVAPVAAASVRRLRSGLPRVRGGRPWPEAGEAARAETIEVTDAAAAPQPAAMIEPAAVPTAAPAAATAAAPQLAAAAAAATAATGTALRRGLPRVAGGEPWPPASAVAPMAGSAPPARAPAAAASAPIAEPAPAVPVAASAPPAEAVEPAPAAPTPVTAAPAASTAPAASVATAPAAPTRPSEPAAPPEPAAAPAAPAAAPTAPSKPAPKRYGPLTPRQWVGASVVGILAIIGAATIVVQLTRWFMGLDLMQDFLATYPGETPLPEGAPVGLPAWLGWQHFFNVFLIVLIIRSGLLVRTEQRPPAYWTPRWAKGGQGRISLNLWFHQSLDILWLVNGLVFVVLLFATGQWMRVVPTSWEIVPNAISALLQYLSLDWPLENGWVNYNSLQVLAYFVTIFIAAPLAALTGVRMSGLWPKQATTLNRVYPVEWARAVHFPVMLYFVAFIVVHVTLVLLTGALRNLNHMYAAQDADGWLGFWIFVASLVVIAAAWVAARPSLLAPIAGMFGKVGR; encoded by the coding sequence GTGGCCGCGAACGTGCGGAGCCTGCGCAGGGGACTGCCGCGCCAGCGCGGCGGTGAGCCCTGGCCGCCCGCCGGCGACGCGCCCGGCGGCGCCCGGGCGGCGTCGGTCGAAGCGGCCGCTGTGTCGGCTGCCTCTGCGGAGGCGCCGGTCGCGTCGACCCCGGCGGCTCCCGCCGCAGCGGTGGCGATTGCTCCGGCCGTGTCGACCCAGGAGGCGGTCGCCGTCGCGCCGGTCGCCGCGGCGTCGGTTCGCCGGCTTCGAAGCGGACTTCCTCGCGTGCGGGGCGGCCGGCCGTGGCCGGAGGCCGGCGAGGCGGCCCGTGCTGAGACGATCGAGGTGACGGATGCCGCGGCCGCCCCGCAGCCCGCAGCCATGATCGAGCCCGCCGCGGTCCCGACCGCGGCGCCGGCGGCCGCGACGGCCGCTGCACCGCAACTCGCAGCGGCCGCCGCTGCGGCGACGGCAGCGACCGGCACCGCGCTTCGCCGCGGGCTCCCGAGGGTCGCCGGGGGCGAGCCATGGCCGCCGGCGTCGGCGGTCGCACCGATGGCCGGGTCCGCGCCCCCGGCCCGCGCTCCGGCGGCGGCGGCATCCGCACCGATCGCCGAGCCCGCGCCCGCCGTGCCGGTGGCCGCATCCGCACCGCCCGCCGAGGCCGTCGAGCCGGCGCCCGCAGCCCCCACTCCCGTGACCGCGGCGCCCGCAGCATCCACGGCGCCCGCGGCATCCGTGGCGACGGCGCCCGCAGCGCCCACCCGACCGTCCGAGCCGGCCGCGCCGCCTGAGCCCGCGGCGGCGCCCGCCGCGCCGGCCGCGGCACCGACCGCCCCCTCGAAGCCCGCCCCGAAGCGCTACGGCCCGCTGACCCCCAGGCAATGGGTCGGGGCATCCGTCGTCGGCATCCTCGCGATCATCGGCGCCGCGACCATCGTCGTGCAGCTCACGCGGTGGTTCATGGGCCTGGACCTCATGCAGGACTTCCTCGCGACCTACCCCGGCGAGACGCCCCTTCCCGAGGGCGCGCCGGTGGGCCTGCCGGCCTGGCTCGGCTGGCAGCACTTCTTCAACGTCTTCCTCATCGTGCTGATCATCCGCTCGGGATTGCTGGTCCGCACCGAGCAGCGACCCCCGGCCTACTGGACGCCGCGCTGGGCGAAGGGCGGGCAGGGCCGGATCAGCCTGAACCTGTGGTTCCACCAGTCGCTCGACATCCTGTGGCTCGTGAACGGCCTCGTCTTCGTCGTGCTGCTGTTCGCGACCGGGCAGTGGATGCGCGTCGTGCCGACGAGCTGGGAGATCGTGCCGAACGCGATCTCGGCCCTGCTGCAGTACCTGTCGCTGGACTGGCCGCTCGAGAACGGCTGGGTGAACTACAACAGCCTCCAGGTGCTCGCCTACTTCGTGACGATCTTCATCGCGGCACCCCTCGCGGCGCTGACCGGCGTGCGCATGTCGGGGCTGTGGCCGAAGCAGGCGACGACGCTCAACCGCGTCTATCCCGTCGAGTGGGCGCGGGCCGTGCACTTCCCGGTCATGCTGTACTTCGTCGCCTTCATCGTGGTGCACGTCACCCTCGTCCTCCTGACCGGGGCGCTGCGCAACCTCAACCACATGTACGCGGCGCAAGACGCCGACGGCTGGCTCGGCTTCTGGATCTTCGTCGCGTCGCTCGTGGTCATCGCGGCGGCGTGGGTCGCCGCCCGCCCCTCGCTGCTCGCGCCGATCGCGGGGATGTTCGGCAAGGTGGGCCGCTGA
- a CDS encoding electron transfer flavoprotein subunit alpha/FixB family protein has protein sequence MTDYPADSILVVLEATPTGELATSAAGLLATASQIGTPVALAVTAPGQAQSLAEQAAALGADRVLAVETASTQSELTIPHVDALAAAAATVAPEAVLVSNSIDGRDIAGRFAARTGAPIAVDAIGVSRDDEGVVVRHSVYGGAYNVDSAATFGPIVVTVRQGAVDARAEARPVVLETLEVTASGAASATIESVEAVTETSSRPELRGAKRVVSGGRGLGSAEKFALVEELADALGAAIGASRAAVDAGYIPATAQVGQTGVSVSPQLYVALGISGAIQHRAGMQTAKNIVAVNKDPDAPIFEVADFGVVGDVFTVVPQLISALAERKR, from the coding sequence ATGACCGACTATCCCGCAGACTCGATCCTCGTCGTGCTCGAGGCGACGCCGACCGGTGAGCTCGCGACGAGCGCGGCCGGCCTCCTCGCGACCGCCTCGCAGATCGGCACGCCGGTCGCGCTCGCCGTCACCGCACCAGGCCAGGCGCAGTCGCTCGCCGAGCAGGCCGCCGCGCTCGGGGCCGACCGGGTGCTCGCCGTCGAGACGGCCTCGACGCAGTCCGAGCTCACGATCCCGCACGTCGACGCGCTCGCCGCGGCTGCGGCGACCGTCGCGCCCGAGGCGGTGCTCGTCTCGAACTCGATCGACGGCCGCGACATCGCCGGCCGGTTCGCCGCCCGCACCGGCGCGCCGATCGCCGTGGACGCGATCGGCGTCTCGCGCGACGACGAGGGCGTCGTCGTCCGCCACTCGGTCTACGGGGGCGCGTACAACGTCGACTCCGCGGCGACGTTCGGACCGATCGTCGTGACCGTGCGCCAGGGCGCCGTCGACGCGCGCGCCGAAGCCCGCCCCGTCGTCCTCGAGACGCTCGAGGTGACGGCCTCGGGCGCGGCATCCGCGACCATCGAGTCGGTCGAGGCGGTGACCGAGACGTCGAGCCGACCCGAGCTGCGGGGGGCGAAGCGAGTCGTCTCGGGCGGTCGCGGCCTCGGCTCGGCCGAGAAGTTCGCGCTCGTCGAGGAGCTCGCCGACGCCCTCGGCGCCGCCATCGGCGCGTCGCGCGCGGCGGTCGACGCCGGCTACATCCCGGCGACCGCCCAGGTCGGGCAGACCGGTGTGTCCGTCTCGCCGCAGCTGTACGTCGCCCTCGGCATCTCGGGCGCCATCCAGCACCGCGCCGGCATGCAGACGGCCAAGAACATCGTCGCCGTGAACAAGGACCCCGACGCACCGATCTTCGAGGTCGCCGACTTCGGCGTCGTCGGCGACGTCTTCACCGTGGTCCCGCAGCTGATCAGCGCACTCGCCGAACGGAAGCGGTGA
- a CDS encoding electron transfer flavoprotein subunit beta/FixA family protein, translated as MKIVVLVKEVPDTYGERKLDLETGLADRAASEAVLDEISERALEVALAHADAHDDVEVVAMSMAPESAATTIRKGLAMGAASAVHIADPGLAAADLGLTARTLAAAIRRTGFDLVITGNLSTDGSGGVIPAMLAELLEVPNATALSSVEISDGSVSGTRNVEGGTMRVSAPLPAVISITEALPDARFPNFKGIMAAKKKPFETLSAADLGIEPEDLSVAMSIMTAIAEKPPRSAGVKITDEGDGGTRIAEFLIENRLV; from the coding sequence ATGAAGATCGTCGTCCTCGTGAAGGAGGTCCCCGACACCTACGGGGAACGCAAGCTCGACCTCGAGACGGGGCTCGCCGATCGCGCCGCGAGCGAGGCGGTGCTCGACGAGATCAGCGAGCGCGCCCTCGAGGTGGCACTGGCCCACGCCGACGCGCACGACGACGTCGAGGTGGTCGCGATGTCGATGGCGCCCGAGAGCGCCGCGACGACCATCCGCAAGGGCCTCGCGATGGGAGCCGCATCGGCCGTGCACATCGCCGACCCCGGCCTCGCGGCCGCGGACCTCGGCCTCACCGCGCGCACCCTCGCCGCGGCGATCCGGCGCACCGGGTTCGACCTCGTCATCACCGGCAACCTCTCGACCGACGGCAGCGGCGGCGTGATCCCCGCCATGCTCGCCGAGCTGCTCGAGGTGCCGAACGCGACCGCCCTCTCCTCGGTCGAGATCTCCGACGGTTCGGTGTCGGGAACGCGAAACGTCGAGGGCGGCACCATGCGCGTGAGCGCGCCGTTGCCGGCCGTCATCTCGATCACCGAGGCGCTCCCCGACGCCCGCTTCCCGAACTTCAAGGGCATCATGGCCGCGAAGAAGAAGCCGTTCGAGACGCTGAGCGCCGCCGACCTCGGCATCGAGCCCGAGGACCTCTCGGTCGCCATGTCGATCATGACCGCCATCGCCGAGAAGCCCCCGCGCAGCGCGGGGGTCAAGATCACGGACGAGGGCGACGGCGGCACCAGGATCGCCGAGTTCCTGATCGAGAACCGGCTGGTCTGA
- a CDS encoding TetR/AcrR family transcriptional regulator, whose amino-acid sequence MPTPDRTSLAEIVEAGRELLERDGLDGLTMQAVATRVGVRAPSLYKRVSNRDALITLVADATLRELGDSIDAAPDARDGDPRARLRAMARAVRAFARRRPVAFRLIFAPGAELRLDPDSLARSSASVLAVSAELAGEEHALDAARTFTAWANGFVSMELAGAFRLGGDVDRAFEFGIERLADAVAASGTR is encoded by the coding sequence ATGCCGACACCCGATCGCACGTCGCTCGCCGAGATCGTCGAGGCGGGGCGCGAGCTCCTCGAGCGCGACGGCCTCGACGGCCTCACCATGCAGGCGGTCGCCACGCGCGTCGGCGTGCGCGCGCCGTCGCTCTACAAGCGCGTGAGCAACCGCGACGCGCTCATCACGCTCGTGGCCGACGCCACGCTGCGCGAGCTCGGCGACTCCATCGACGCGGCGCCCGACGCTCGCGACGGCGATCCGCGAGCGCGGCTGCGGGCGATGGCACGTGCGGTCCGCGCATTCGCCCGGCGGCGGCCGGTGGCGTTCCGGCTGATCTTCGCGCCGGGCGCCGAGCTCCGCCTCGATCCCGACTCGCTGGCGCGGTCGAGCGCGTCGGTCCTTGCGGTCTCAGCCGAACTGGCGGGCGAGGAGCACGCGCTCGACGCCGCCCGCACGTTCACGGCCTGGGCCAACGGGTTCGTGAGCATGGAGCTCGCCGGCGCCTTCCGGCTCGGCGGCGACGTCGACCGCGCATTCGAGTTCGGCATCGAGCGCCTCGCCGACGCCGTCGCGGCATCCGGCACGCGCTGA
- a CDS encoding MBL fold metallo-hydrolase encodes MQLRPNLHRVGNDIVAVYLVDTPEGVTVIDAGLAGQWSDFTAELAAMGRSVDDVRGVVLTHGDSDHIGFAERLRRDHGVPVHVHEADAARARGEVSTKPEWGHLKLGATAKFLWYAMRKNGLRTTPVAEVVTVRDGDVLDLPGSPRVIGLPGHSPGSIAIHVPAVDAVFVGDALTTRHVLTGAQGPQPAPFTDDPAGAISSLQRLTGLGATWVLPGHGTPWNDGVDEAVRRVTAAAGHPAT; translated from the coding sequence ATGCAACTCCGCCCCAACCTCCACCGCGTCGGCAACGACATCGTCGCCGTCTACCTCGTCGACACGCCCGAGGGCGTCACCGTCATCGACGCCGGTCTCGCCGGGCAGTGGTCCGACTTCACCGCCGAGCTCGCCGCCATGGGCCGCTCGGTCGACGACGTGCGCGGCGTCGTGCTGACGCACGGCGACAGCGACCACATCGGCTTCGCCGAGCGCCTCCGCCGCGACCACGGCGTGCCGGTCCACGTGCACGAAGCGGATGCCGCGCGCGCCCGCGGCGAGGTCTCGACCAAGCCCGAGTGGGGGCACCTGAAGCTCGGCGCCACCGCGAAGTTCCTCTGGTACGCGATGCGCAAGAACGGCCTGCGCACCACGCCGGTCGCCGAGGTCGTCACCGTGCGCGACGGCGACGTGCTCGACCTCCCGGGCTCGCCGCGGGTCATCGGACTGCCCGGCCACTCCCCCGGCAGCATCGCCATCCACGTGCCCGCGGTCGACGCGGTGTTCGTCGGCGACGCGCTCACCACGCGGCACGTGCTCACCGGCGCGCAGGGCCCGCAGCCGGCACCGTTCACCGACGACCCGGCCGGCGCGATCTCCTCGCTCCAGCGGCTCACCGGGCTCGGGGCGACGTGGGTGCTGCCCGGCCACGGCACGCCGTGGAACGACGGCGTCGACGAGGCCGTGCGACGCGTCACCGCGGCGGCGGGGCATCCGGCGACCTGA
- a CDS encoding carboxyl transferase domain-containing protein, with translation MTTLTTGIDPSSDTARRYAAGHAELVRELREKLATAALGGPEASRERHVSRGKLLPRDRVDRLLDEGSPFLELSPLAADGLYDGDSPGAGIITGVGLVQGRPVVVVCNDATVKGGTYYPMTVKKHLRAQEVAREHRLPCVYLVDSGGAFLPMQDEVFPDRDHFGRIFYNQAQLSSMRIPQLAAVLGSCTAGGAYVPAMSDETVIVRNQGTIFLGGPPLVKAAIGEVVTPEELGGGDLHSRISGVTDHLADDDEHALELVRDMVATLPQPAERAWAVRESRPPAVDPGDLLAAVPVDVQQPYDVHEVIARLVDASEFNEFKPEYGDTLVTGFAHIDGHPVGIVANNGVLFSESAMKGAHFIELCDQRGIPLVFLQNISGFMVGRDAEAGGIAKHGAKMVTAVATTRVPKLTVVIGGSFGAGNYSMCGRAYSPRFLWMWPNARISVMGGEQAASVLSTVKRDQLAVRGEAWSDDAEQAFKAPIREQYEHQGSPYHSTARLWDDGIIDPADTRTVLGLALELASRTPLPEPAFGLFRM, from the coding sequence ATGACGACCCTCACGACGGGCATCGACCCCTCGAGCGACACGGCGCGGCGCTACGCCGCCGGGCACGCGGAGCTCGTGCGCGAGCTGCGCGAGAAGCTCGCCACGGCCGCTCTCGGCGGGCCCGAGGCATCCCGCGAACGGCACGTCTCGCGTGGCAAGCTGCTGCCCCGCGACCGCGTCGATCGGCTGCTCGACGAGGGCAGCCCGTTCCTCGAGCTCTCGCCGCTCGCCGCCGACGGGCTGTACGACGGCGACTCGCCGGGAGCCGGCATCATCACGGGCGTGGGACTCGTGCAGGGCCGGCCGGTCGTGGTCGTCTGCAACGACGCGACGGTCAAGGGCGGAACGTACTACCCGATGACCGTCAAGAAGCACCTGCGCGCGCAGGAGGTCGCCCGCGAGCACCGCCTCCCTTGCGTCTACCTCGTCGACTCGGGCGGCGCCTTCCTGCCCATGCAGGACGAGGTCTTCCCCGACCGCGACCACTTCGGCCGCATCTTCTACAACCAGGCGCAGCTCTCGTCGATGCGCATCCCGCAGCTCGCCGCCGTGCTCGGCTCGTGCACCGCGGGCGGCGCGTACGTGCCCGCGATGAGCGACGAGACCGTGATCGTGCGCAACCAGGGCACCATCTTCCTCGGCGGGCCGCCGCTCGTGAAGGCCGCCATCGGCGAGGTGGTCACCCCCGAAGAACTCGGCGGCGGCGACCTGCACTCGCGCATCTCGGGCGTCACCGACCACCTGGCCGACGACGACGAGCACGCGCTCGAGCTGGTGCGCGACATGGTGGCGACCCTCCCGCAGCCGGCCGAACGCGCCTGGGCGGTGCGGGAGTCGCGTCCGCCCGCCGTCGACCCGGGCGACCTCCTCGCCGCCGTGCCCGTCGACGTGCAGCAGCCCTACGACGTGCACGAGGTCATCGCGCGGCTGGTCGACGCGAGCGAGTTCAACGAGTTCAAGCCCGAGTACGGCGACACGCTCGTCACGGGCTTCGCCCACATCGACGGCCACCCGGTCGGCATCGTCGCGAACAACGGCGTGCTGTTCAGCGAGTCCGCCATGAAGGGCGCGCACTTCATCGAGCTCTGCGACCAGCGCGGCATCCCGCTCGTCTTCCTGCAGAACATCTCGGGCTTCATGGTCGGTCGCGACGCGGAGGCCGGCGGCATCGCGAAGCACGGCGCGAAGATGGTCACCGCGGTCGCCACGACCCGCGTGCCGAAGCTGACGGTCGTCATCGGCGGCTCGTTCGGCGCCGGCAACTACTCCATGTGCGGCCGGGCGTACTCGCCGCGGTTCCTGTGGATGTGGCCGAACGCGCGCATCTCGGTGATGGGGGGCGAGCAGGCGGCGTCCGTGCTCTCGACCGTCAAGCGCGACCAGCTCGCGGTGCGGGGCGAAGCGTGGTCGGATGACGCGGAGCAGGCGTTCAAGGCCCCGATCCGCGAGCAGTACGAGCACCAGGGGAGCCCGTACCACTCGACGGCCCGGCTCTGGGACGACGGGATCATCGATCCCGCCGACACTCGCACCGTGCTCGGCCTGGCGCTGGAGCTCGCGAGCCGCACGCCGCTGCCCGAGCCCGCGTTCGGCCTGTTCCGGATGTGA
- a CDS encoding TetR/AcrR family transcriptional regulator: MASTLDDAAIPLAGAPADAQPTGLPRTERGRLKADRRAAILSSAATLFAERGYAGVTIEDLGAAVGVSGPAVYRHFPGKAAVLAAILEGASRSLLEGAELVLRDAPDAAAALRSLIRFHVDFALGEADVIVVQDRELEQLDGGARHEVRSLQRRYVEHWVDTLSRLRPDRAETELRFRAHAAFGLLNSTPHSARIPGRRPADGTIRGILEEMTWASLMS; the protein is encoded by the coding sequence ATGGCAAGCACCCTCGACGACGCGGCGATCCCCCTCGCGGGCGCGCCGGCCGACGCGCAGCCGACCGGGCTGCCGCGCACCGAGCGCGGGCGCCTCAAGGCCGATCGCCGCGCGGCGATCCTGAGCTCGGCCGCGACCCTGTTCGCCGAGCGCGGCTACGCCGGCGTCACCATCGAAGACCTGGGCGCCGCCGTCGGCGTGTCGGGTCCGGCCGTCTACCGGCACTTCCCGGGCAAGGCCGCCGTGCTCGCCGCCATCCTCGAAGGCGCGAGCCGATCGCTGCTCGAGGGTGCGGAGCTCGTCCTCCGCGACGCCCCCGACGCGGCCGCGGCGCTCCGCTCGCTCATCCGCTTCCACGTCGACTTCGCCCTCGGCGAGGCCGACGTCATCGTCGTGCAGGACCGCGAGCTCGAGCAGCTCGACGGCGGCGCGCGGCACGAGGTGCGCTCGCTCCAGCGGCGCTACGTCGAGCACTGGGTGGACACCCTCTCCCGACTCCGGCCCGATCGGGCCGAGACGGAGCTCAGGTTCCGGGCACACGCCGCCTTCGGACTCCTGAACTCCACTCCGCACAGCGCCCGCATCCCTGGGCGCAGACCCGCCGACGGCACCATCCGCGGCATCCTGGAGGAGATGACATGGGCGAGCCTCATGTCGTGA